Proteins from a single region of Candidatus Margulisiibacteriota bacterium:
- a CDS encoding radical SAM protein, producing the protein MAYITTHVRPLKKPSVVLVTSSGYPTSIANFMPDNGLATLAAILNRAGIRVKIMDFNTVDQMRKYVPPILQGKIEDAYKTILEVMQEKKPSPKQKARLMMAGMKLRGIEKILNIVRWQEEKNIAEKITSVVRAEEATLVGFKTFHGPGFSGPVHIAKELRGRFPDLLIAAGGPQVNTYREHIPGLSLDDGVFDVLCIKDGEPAIVPLAEASVGRSLLEVPNAFVRDRGTNGFNYTQDAFVGKMSDIPFPTYDPGIYLEMEGDGKIRVVVIEDGRGCGQGCRFCIHGFAAGRQRREKSPARVADEFQNNINEYGINTARFGGSTSPGKYLREFAEEVIRRTMKINWSSFARLDIDPTILPTLRESGLIALFFGIESANQIELDAMNKNIAIGKAEEIVSACRGEGIFSVGSFIYPAPFSTASTIEMNMAFIRKTGMQSALCNPVGVFRGTDYAENPEENGIRMRYPSGIKNFLASIGLIGPAYYEHPDLIQYLAKYEIRRLVPPKNWDALPWQVYYNNQWRGFKDYIAETQTLFQRLRQEGIPMLTDEEALMARKGGYSFAEFAMLSRKNILNGNAEATQDMVVRINKG; encoded by the coding sequence ATGGCATATATTACGACACATGTTAGACCCCTGAAAAAACCTTCGGTTGTGCTGGTAACTTCGTCCGGTTATCCAACTTCTATTGCTAATTTTATGCCAGATAATGGCCTGGCAACTTTGGCGGCAATCCTTAATCGAGCCGGGATAAGGGTTAAGATTATGGATTTTAATACGGTCGATCAAATGAGGAAATATGTCCCCCCCATATTACAAGGAAAAATTGAAGATGCTTATAAGACTATATTAGAAGTTATGCAAGAAAAAAAACCATCGCCTAAACAAAAGGCAAGATTAATGATGGCGGGGATGAAGTTGAGGGGCATAGAGAAAATCTTAAATATTGTTCGTTGGCAGGAAGAGAAAAATATAGCGGAAAAAATCACCAGCGTAGTTAGGGCGGAAGAAGCGACTCTTGTCGGCTTTAAAACATTCCATGGGCCAGGATTTTCTGGCCCAGTTCATATCGCAAAAGAGCTGAGGGGGCGTTTTCCTGATTTATTGATTGCGGCGGGGGGGCCGCAAGTAAACACTTATCGGGAACATATCCCAGGATTGAGTTTAGATGACGGAGTGTTTGATGTATTGTGCATCAAAGATGGCGAGCCCGCTATCGTGCCTTTAGCCGAAGCTTCGGTTGGAAGATCTTTATTGGAAGTTCCCAATGCGTTCGTTCGTGATCGTGGAACAAATGGGTTTAATTATACCCAAGATGCCTTTGTCGGGAAAATGAGCGATATTCCTTTCCCAACTTATGATCCAGGGATTTATTTAGAAATGGAGGGGGATGGGAAAATACGTGTTGTTGTGATTGAAGATGGGAGGGGATGTGGTCAAGGATGTAGATTTTGTATCCATGGTTTTGCTGCGGGAAGGCAACGCAGGGAAAAAAGCCCGGCAAGAGTGGCCGATGAATTTCAAAACAATATTAATGAATATGGGATCAATACGGCAAGATTTGGCGGGTCAACCTCTCCAGGGAAATATTTAAGGGAATTTGCTGAAGAGGTTATCCGAAGAACAATGAAGATTAACTGGTCTTCTTTTGCCCGCCTAGATATTGATCCGACTATTTTGCCAACATTAAGAGAAAGCGGGTTGATTGCTTTATTCTTTGGGATCGAATCTGCGAATCAAATAGAGTTGGATGCTATGAATAAAAACATTGCAATTGGTAAAGCGGAGGAAATAGTAAGTGCTTGTCGAGGGGAAGGTATTTTTTCAGTTGGTTCTTTTATTTATCCCGCCCCTTTTTCAACAGCTTCAACAATTGAGATGAATATGGCTTTTATTAGAAAAACAGGAATGCAATCTGCGCTGTGTAACCCCGTGGGGGTTTTTAGAGGGACAGATTATGCAGAGAATCCGGAAGAAAATGGAATACGTATGAGATATCCCTCTGGGATTAAGAACTTTCTTGCCTCAATTGGATTGATCGGGCCCGCCTATTATGAACATCCAGATTTGATACAATATTTGGCAAAGTATGAAATTCGCCGTTTGGTCCCACCTAAGAATTGGGATGCTTTGCCTTGGCAAGTGTATTATAATAACCAATGGAGAGGATTTAAAGATTACATAGCAGAGACACAAACTCTTTTCCAGCGATTACGACAGGAAGGGATTCCTATGTTAACGGACGAAGAAGCCTTAATGGCGAGAAAGGGCGGGTATTCTTTTGCGGAATTTGCGATGTTAAGCCGTAAAAATATTCTTAACGGAAATGCTGAGGCGACACAAGATATGGTAGTAAGAATTAACAAAGGATGA
- a CDS encoding ATP-binding protein, with translation MELIPPLYVVPTNFILGVFVLLKNIESRINRLFSAIAISLGLWTAAVFFAASSSSPELSLLWLKASHLLGAYLTVFFLLFAWIYPKEKNENPLFHVGLLFLPALFFTITIPLDQLIKTVIILPSGAKEVLQGPLYPLYSIYFLFYFGAAFLILLKKHFRSKGREKIGIAYIFLGFFSTALFAIAFDVVLPVLGVDKFWAFGPYSTVFLIGFMAYAIVKNRLMDISVAISRFVAEILAIIFHGIIYLALVWLYRAYLSSNIDLLFIVWTVVYGIIVGQTHQGIRTFFQTTSEKLFLRGKYDYYKALSDASARVGEKLSLAKILKVLYDTFHEVVEISNPRIFLPEYFTEADKTSAYYVVYDKESFAPQPDGQKVELNDPLVKALIAGRKLLHDKKDLGADLVIPCLLEDRLIAFFALGPKLSEEAYTNEDIRLLKILANQVAMALDHTRSYEKIRTELEETEKQLNRSQRLAAIGTLTAGVTHEIRNPLTVIRSETERLTNQPRDLDYLKQYQALLLKHIDRIAGIVDRMLGLAKEKQHCETEVFLNEIIETTLQCFAFGRLKVVRDLRPVPPIKGDPDEIQEVFVNLIQNALEAMQEDGTLTLKTYRDDGHVAVEVSDTGKGIPAEIREKIFDPFFSTRHDGVGLGLSIVYRIVREHGGDIKVESEIGQGTTLKLIF, from the coding sequence ATGGAACTTATCCCCCCCCTATATGTTGTTCCAACTAATTTTATCTTAGGAGTATTCGTTTTATTAAAAAACATTGAAAGTAGAATTAATCGCTTATTTTCCGCGATTGCAATAAGCTTGGGCTTGTGGACTGCCGCGGTTTTTTTTGCCGCAAGTAGCAGCAGCCCGGAATTATCTCTTTTATGGTTAAAAGCCTCACATTTATTAGGAGCTTATTTAACGGTCTTCTTCCTCCTTTTTGCCTGGATTTATCCAAAAGAAAAAAATGAAAACCCTTTATTTCATGTGGGGTTATTGTTTTTGCCGGCATTGTTCTTTACAATAACAATTCCTCTCGACCAACTTATAAAAACCGTGATTATCCTCCCAAGCGGCGCGAAAGAAGTCCTGCAGGGCCCCTTATACCCCTTGTATTCAATCTACTTCTTATTTTATTTTGGGGCTGCATTTTTAATATTATTGAAAAAACATTTTAGATCAAAAGGTAGAGAGAAAATAGGTATCGCATATATCTTCCTTGGTTTTTTCTCAACTGCCTTGTTTGCAATAGCCTTTGATGTCGTGCTACCAGTGTTAGGGGTTGATAAATTTTGGGCATTCGGACCTTATTCCACCGTATTTTTAATTGGGTTTATGGCATATGCTATAGTTAAAAATCGCCTGATGGACATTTCGGTGGCGATCAGCCGCTTTGTCGCGGAAATCCTGGCGATCATTTTTCACGGGATCATTTACCTCGCCCTGGTCTGGCTTTATCGGGCCTATCTTTCTTCAAATATTGATCTTCTTTTTATTGTTTGGACGGTGGTCTACGGAATAATTGTCGGTCAAACGCATCAGGGCATCAGGACTTTCTTTCAGACCACTTCCGAAAAATTATTCCTGCGCGGCAAATATGATTATTATAAAGCGCTTTCTGACGCCAGCGCGCGCGTCGGGGAAAAGCTGTCTTTGGCTAAGATCCTGAAAGTGCTTTATGACACGTTCCATGAGGTGGTGGAGATCTCCAATCCCCGCATTTTTCTGCCGGAATATTTTACCGAAGCGGATAAAACGTCGGCTTATTACGTGGTCTACGACAAGGAATCCTTCGCCCCCCAACCGGACGGCCAAAAAGTCGAATTAAATGATCCGTTGGTCAAAGCACTGATTGCTGGGCGAAAACTGCTTCATGACAAAAAAGATCTGGGCGCCGACCTGGTTATCCCCTGTCTGCTTGAGGACCGCCTGATCGCCTTCTTCGCGCTCGGGCCAAAACTTTCTGAAGAAGCCTATACCAACGAAGATATCAGGCTATTGAAGATCTTGGCCAACCAGGTGGCGATGGCCTTGGATCACACCCGTTCTTACGAAAAGATCAGGACCGAGCTGGAGGAGACGGAGAAGCAGTTGAACCGTTCCCAGCGCCTGGCGGCGATCGGGACCCTGACCGCCGGCGTGACGCATGAGATCAGGAACCCGCTGACGGTCATCCGCTCCGAGACGGAACGCCTGACCAATCAGCCGCGCGACCTTGATTACCTGAAGCAATACCAGGCGCTTCTCCTGAAACATATCGACCGGATCGCCGGGATAGTGGACCGGATGCTCGGCCTGGCCAAAGAAAAACAACACTGTGAAACCGAGGTCTTCCTCAATGAAATAATCGAAACGACCCTGCAATGCTTTGCCTTTGGCCGGCTCAAGGTAGTCCGCGATCTTCGGCCCGTTCCGCCGATCAAGGGCGACCCGGACGAGATACAAGAAGTCTTTGTTAACCTGATCCAGAACGCCCTCGAGGCGATGCAAGAAGACGGCACCTTAACCCTGAAGACATATCGGGATGACGGCCATGTAGCGGTGGAGGTATCAGATACGGGTAAAGGTATTCCGGCCGAGATCAGGGAAAAGATCTTTGATCCGTTCTTTTCCACGCGGCATGACGGGGTAGGGTTAGGGTTATCGATCGTTTACCGGATCGTGCGCGAACATGGCGGCGACATCAAGGTCGAGAGCGAGATCGGGCAGGGGACGACGCTTAAACTGATCTTCTGA
- a CDS encoding response regulator — protein sequence MSKPVVMVVDDEVDVANSIANVIKDTSRYEVITAYTAKDALEQLGKNKVFFGLGGNRIRLILLDIKMPEMDGLQLLERVRKDYGEDIGIAMLTAWEDEDKWDRATSGFVVNYIKKPFKTDELVGTIDSYFEGKEGKMVLDTFEKHIQKRDEWKAKP from the coding sequence ATGTCTAAACCGGTTGTCATGGTGGTTGACGATGAGGTCGATGTCGCTAATTCTATCGCTAATGTCATTAAAGATACCAGCCGCTACGAAGTGATCACCGCCTACACGGCCAAGGATGCCCTGGAACAGCTGGGCAAGAACAAGGTCTTCTTCGGCCTTGGCGGCAACCGGATCCGCCTCATCCTGCTCGATATCAAGATGCCGGAAATGGACGGGCTCCAGCTCCTCGAACGGGTCCGCAAGGACTACGGCGAGGATATCGGCATTGCCATGCTGACCGCCTGGGAAGATGAAGATAAATGGGACCGCGCCACCTCCGGTTTTGTCGTCAACTATATCAAGAAGCCGTTCAAGACCGATGAGCTGGTCGGCACGATCGACAGTTATTTCGAGGGGAAAGAAGGGAAGATGGTCCTCGACACTTTCGAGAAGCATATTCAGAAACGGGACGAGTGGAAAGCTAAGCCGTAA